The following proteins are encoded in a genomic region of Oceanisphaera profunda:
- a CDS encoding TonB-dependent receptor, whose translation MPKLPFLPSILSSAVALGLITALPTAVANEVYTFDTTTVAASSEADSLQDTAPASVSVIDETELNKPGNTHLADVLAQTPNVNLSAGASRGKYYQIRGIGERSQFTDTVNPSVAVVVDGIDMSAMTMGATLLDAKQVQVLRGPQGSQQGANAIGGLINIIANEPSDTLTGDVELTLAEYNTQNLSAAVGGPISDKVAYRIAAQRNTSDGFINNDYLNRDDTNNIDETLLRTKFRIAATEDLDLDLTAFYANIDNGYDAFALDNTRHTLSDQPGHDRQETLALSGKSSWYGNANFIQETAISISKSNLEYGYDVDWTNPVFQPAANNHTDNYSRDERGATLDVRFISTEESRLFKDSTGWSGGLYYFYRSSDLTRDYTKNLTAFTSEYETNRYAGYGELSTNLTDKLTWINGLRLEQDSTLYSDNTGERSKPTEHLWGGRTALEYQTSERQMLYGLIARGYKVGGYNANSSLPNELRKYESETLWNFELGAKHNLLDDTLHTQVAVFFQQRDDAQVNATRTELGAAFDYTDNAKKAYSYGLEAQAQWQASDAVRLHGSLGLLQTELTEPGASFDGRGAAHSPEYQFALGVSFDHGSGWFSGLDVEGKDEFYFSDSYNSTTDAYALLNARFGYQQDNWSVTLWGKNLTDEDYIVRGFNFPNNPYKAGVAEDYVQLGAPRMFGVTTKYAF comes from the coding sequence GTGCCCAAATTACCTTTTTTACCCTCTATTTTATCTTCTGCTGTAGCTTTAGGCTTAATAACAGCGCTGCCTACTGCAGTGGCTAATGAGGTTTATACCTTTGACACCACCACTGTGGCTGCCAGCTCAGAGGCGGACAGTTTACAAGATACCGCCCCCGCCAGCGTAAGTGTGATTGATGAAACTGAGCTTAATAAGCCCGGCAACACTCACCTCGCAGACGTCTTAGCTCAAACACCTAACGTCAACTTGAGCGCCGGTGCTTCTCGCGGCAAGTACTACCAAATTCGCGGCATAGGTGAGCGCAGTCAGTTTACGGATACGGTTAACCCTTCGGTGGCCGTCGTGGTGGATGGTATAGACATGAGCGCCATGACCATGGGCGCGACTTTACTGGATGCCAAACAAGTGCAAGTGCTGCGCGGCCCCCAAGGCAGCCAGCAAGGAGCCAATGCTATTGGCGGCTTGATTAATATTATTGCTAATGAGCCGAGCGACACCTTAACCGGCGATGTAGAACTGACGCTGGCCGAGTACAACACCCAGAATTTGAGCGCCGCCGTGGGTGGGCCTATCAGTGATAAAGTCGCGTATCGCATCGCCGCCCAACGCAATACCAGCGATGGCTTTATTAACAACGATTACTTAAATCGCGACGACACTAATAATATTGATGAAACCCTGCTGCGCACTAAGTTTCGCATTGCGGCCACTGAAGATCTGGACTTAGATTTAACGGCTTTTTACGCCAATATCGACAACGGTTATGACGCCTTTGCGCTGGATAATACCCGTCATACCCTATCAGACCAGCCCGGTCACGATCGCCAAGAAACGCTAGCACTGTCGGGAAAAAGCAGCTGGTATGGCAATGCTAATTTTATTCAAGAAACCGCGATTAGTATTAGCAAGAGTAATCTGGAATACGGCTACGACGTAGACTGGACCAACCCTGTATTTCAGCCAGCTGCTAACAACCACACCGACAACTACAGCCGTGATGAGCGTGGCGCTACCCTTGATGTGCGCTTTATTTCCACCGAAGAGTCGAGACTGTTTAAGGACAGCACCGGTTGGAGCGGCGGCCTGTATTATTTTTATCGCAGCTCGGATTTAACCCGTGATTACACCAAGAACCTTACAGCCTTCACCAGCGAATATGAGACCAACCGCTACGCAGGTTACGGTGAACTCTCAACAAACTTGACCGACAAGCTCACCTGGATAAATGGTTTGCGTTTAGAGCAAGACAGCACCTTGTATAGCGATAATACCGGTGAGCGCAGCAAACCTACCGAGCACTTGTGGGGTGGCCGTACCGCGCTGGAATATCAAACTAGCGAGCGCCAAATGCTCTATGGTTTGATTGCTCGCGGCTACAAGGTCGGCGGTTATAACGCCAACAGCAGCCTACCGAATGAATTGCGTAAGTATGAATCTGAAACCTTGTGGAACTTTGAACTTGGTGCCAAGCACAACTTGTTAGATGACACCTTACACACCCAAGTAGCCGTGTTCTTTCAACAGCGTGACGACGCACAAGTTAACGCGACTCGTACCGAACTAGGCGCGGCTTTTGACTATACGGATAACGCCAAGAAGGCCTATAGCTATGGCCTAGAAGCCCAAGCCCAATGGCAAGCCTCAGACGCGGTGCGCTTGCATGGCAGCTTAGGTTTACTGCAAACCGAGTTAACAGAGCCCGGCGCCAGCTTCGATGGTCGCGGCGCTGCTCACTCGCCTGAATATCAATTTGCATTAGGCGTGAGCTTTGATCACGGTAGCGGCTGGTTTTCTGGTTTAGATGTGGAAGGCAAAGACGAGTTTTACTTTTCTGACAGCTATAACTCCACCACGGATGCCTATGCATTGCTGAATGCCCGTTTCGGTTATCAGCAAGACAACTGGAGCGTGACGCTGTGGGGTAAAAACCTCACCGATGAAGATTACATAGTACGCGGCTTTAACTTCCCTAATAACCCTTATAAAGCCGGTGTTGCAGAAGACTATGTACAACTGGGCGCACCGCGCATGTTTGGTGTAACCACCAAGTACGCTTTCTAA
- a CDS encoding FAD-dependent oxidoreductase yields the protein MNGEKLSWAPCPKCQGRGRISQKIRKKVKLSYQAALAQFEKNGGTAPALPKAHLSSCPSCGGSGLISAVQPPVADTVNYPRVAIIGGGIGGVALAVACLHRGIPFTLYERDSGFEARSQGYGLTLQQASKAIEGLGIFSLEQGVVSTRHVVHATDGKVLGEWGMRKWLHSDNTSAPKRTNVHIARQSLRLALLEQLGEHLTQDHNCVKWGQQLVDFKETDKGVELSFEVNGQIKQAKADLVVGADGIRSIVRHLALGHDISSLRYLDCMVILGICPLSVLEGVDSDLLDSATVFQTANGHERIYIMPYDADSVMWQLSFPMLEDEAKALSAQGTAALKAEACKRTQWHSPIPEILAATLDAQVSGYPVYDRALLTPELLANAGPVTLLGDAAHPMSPFKGQGANQALLDALSLARIIVRSCRPKSNWRDAGIRNRVLNEFEAEMLERSATKVTDSADAAQFLHSEVVLHESDEPRGRCLK from the coding sequence GTGAACGGCGAAAAGCTGAGCTGGGCGCCTTGTCCTAAGTGTCAGGGGCGTGGGCGGATCAGTCAGAAGATCCGTAAGAAAGTGAAGCTTAGTTATCAGGCGGCCTTGGCGCAGTTTGAAAAGAACGGCGGCACGGCTCCAGCTCTTCCTAAGGCGCACTTATCTTCTTGCCCCAGCTGTGGCGGATCTGGCTTGATCTCAGCCGTTCAACCGCCGGTAGCGGATACGGTCAACTATCCAAGGGTAGCGATTATTGGTGGCGGCATTGGCGGCGTGGCATTGGCGGTGGCTTGTTTACACCGTGGCATTCCGTTCACCCTTTATGAGCGCGATAGCGGCTTTGAAGCCCGCTCTCAGGGTTACGGCCTTACCTTGCAACAAGCGAGCAAAGCCATTGAAGGCTTGGGCATTTTCTCTCTCGAACAAGGCGTGGTGTCTACTCGCCATGTAGTGCACGCCACAGACGGCAAAGTGCTTGGCGAATGGGGCATGAGAAAGTGGCTGCATTCAGATAACACTTCTGCGCCTAAGCGCACCAACGTGCATATCGCCCGTCAGTCATTGCGCTTAGCGCTGCTGGAACAACTAGGCGAACACCTGACTCAAGACCACAACTGCGTTAAATGGGGCCAGCAGTTAGTTGACTTTAAAGAGACGGATAAAGGCGTTGAACTGAGCTTTGAAGTGAACGGCCAAATCAAGCAAGCCAAGGCCGATTTGGTAGTGGGTGCCGATGGTATTCGAAGTATCGTGCGCCACTTAGCTTTGGGGCACGATATAAGCTCACTGCGTTATTTGGATTGCATGGTGATCTTAGGGATCTGCCCGTTAAGTGTGCTTGAAGGCGTAGACAGTGATTTGTTGGACTCGGCTACGGTATTTCAAACCGCTAATGGCCATGAGCGCATTTATATCATGCCTTATGACGCCGATTCTGTGATGTGGCAATTAAGCTTCCCCATGCTTGAGGACGAAGCTAAAGCCTTGAGTGCGCAAGGCACTGCGGCACTTAAGGCTGAAGCCTGCAAGCGCACCCAATGGCACTCCCCGATTCCAGAGATTTTAGCAGCCACCCTTGATGCTCAAGTGTCGGGTTATCCGGTGTATGACCGCGCTTTACTCACGCCTGAATTATTGGCTAACGCCGGCCCCGTAACATTACTAGGCGATGCGGCGCACCCCATGAGCCCGTTTAAAGGCCAAGGTGCCAATCAAGCACTGCTGGATGCATTATCTCTGGCACGGATTATCGTGAGAAGCTGTCGGCCAAAATCGAACTGGCGCGATGCCGGCATTCGTAACCGCGTACTCAACGAGTTTGAAGCAGAAATGCTGGAGCGCAGCGCCACTAAAGTCACGGATTCAGCAGACGCCGCGCAGTTTCTACATTCAGAGGTGGTGCTGCATGAGAGCGATGAACCCAGAGGCCGTTGCTTGAAATAG
- a CDS encoding ISAs1 family transposase — translation MTLIDHLTLVEETRSDINRKHDLVDVMFLVISAIMAGAEGWRDIETYGEAKADWLRQYRPFTHGIPCRHTIARILRSVVVESLLDALLSWLNEHRIHHGKPVIAFDGKVLRGSYRNKSSEAVQLVTAYDTENGLVLSQKATPSKKGELATVRDMLDVLNIKGAVVTLDALHCQRETLEKIQDKKAHIVVQVKHNQPNLRKAVQSQFQAVFDANKEEVVAEHKETAHGRKEERYVFQLKAKLPPELEEKWPTIRSIIAVERHRTMKGKGTVDTAYYVSSLSPKHKMIGHYIRQHWRIENSQHYILDVLFKEDASRIAIGDAVENMGLFRRFVLNILKQSTCGAPSQRNKLKRAGWDDNYRAELFFG, via the coding sequence ATGACATTAATTGACCACCTTACTCTTGTTGAAGAAACTCGCTCAGATATTAATCGTAAGCATGACTTGGTCGATGTCATGTTTCTCGTTATTAGCGCCATTATGGCCGGCGCTGAAGGGTGGCGTGACATTGAAACCTATGGTGAAGCTAAGGCCGACTGGCTACGTCAATATCGTCCTTTTACGCACGGTATTCCCTGCCGACACACCATTGCCCGTATTTTACGCAGTGTCGTAGTCGAATCTTTGCTCGACGCATTATTAAGCTGGCTTAACGAGCATCGTATTCATCATGGTAAACCGGTGATAGCTTTTGACGGCAAAGTATTACGGGGCTCTTACCGCAATAAATCTTCCGAAGCCGTACAGCTAGTCACCGCTTACGATACTGAAAATGGCTTGGTACTGAGCCAGAAAGCCACCCCATCCAAAAAAGGGGAGCTCGCGACGGTCAGAGACATGCTCGATGTGCTCAACATAAAAGGGGCGGTCGTTACCCTGGATGCGCTGCACTGTCAGCGGGAAACATTAGAAAAGATACAAGATAAGAAAGCGCATATTGTGGTGCAGGTTAAACACAACCAACCTAACCTACGTAAGGCCGTACAGTCACAGTTCCAAGCGGTATTCGACGCTAACAAAGAGGAAGTGGTTGCTGAGCATAAAGAGACAGCCCATGGACGTAAAGAAGAGCGCTATGTCTTTCAATTAAAAGCGAAACTACCTCCTGAGTTAGAGGAGAAGTGGCCCACTATCCGCAGCATTATCGCCGTCGAGCGACACCGTACGATGAAGGGTAAAGGAACAGTCGATACTGCTTACTACGTCAGCTCCTTATCACCTAAACATAAGATGATAGGGCACTATATTCGCCAACATTGGCGGATAGAAAACAGTCAGCATTACATTTTAGATGTGCTATTTAAAGAAGATGCTTCCCGGATTGCCATCGGAGATGCGGTAGAAAATATGGGATTGTTTCGGCGGTTCGTTCTGAACATCCTCAAGCAAAGTACATGTGGTGCGCCTAGCCAGCGTAACAAGCTGAAGAGAGCGGGCTGGGATGACAATTATCGAGCAGAGTTATTCTTTGGCTGA